The window GCTGGAAAATGCTGACGAGGGGGTCGTGTACTATCCCCTTAGCGTTGACCAGGCGCCCGGCGGATGGCTGTACGTGCTGGATACCGAACAGAATCAAATTCTCCAACTGAATCCTCAGGGGAATCTCCTGCAATCGCTGGGGACATTCACCGAACTCGGCCGATTTATGCAAAACGCCAGCAAGATGCAAGTTTCTCCCAAAGGTAATCTCTGGGTACTTGCGGAGCGAACTGGAAAAATCCTGATTTTTGACAGGTTCGGTACTCTAAAAAGAACAGTCCGGGATTCGTCCATCACATCGCCGGTCGGGGTTGCATTCGCTCCGAAATCCAATTATGTACTCAATCGGACGAGAGTATTAACTCGAATTAGTTCCAAAGATTTTTTTCCAGAAAAGACATTAGCCCTGCAGTTGGAAGAGTCGCAAAATGCCACGGATATAACTGCTGCCAGGGGAGTGCTCTATATTCTCGCTACGAATCCTCCCGAAATTTACGTGTATCGTATCGATGCCAGCCGGGGCGAATAATGCAGCGGATAGTCCGGAATATGAGCTTCGCCTTAGTGGTGATGGCAAACCTCATTGGGTTGGCGTTCGGCCAAAGCGATACCACCCGAACCTACCACCTGCCACTTGACCAGGGGCAGGTGAACACCACCACTGAAAGCATCCGAATCCAATCCGGCAAAACCGCATATTCCCTTCGGCACTCCTGGGTAGATTCCGGTTCCGTTCGTGTTGAGCACCACGATAGCTTGTTGAATTCCTCCGAATATTCCATAGAGGAAGTCACAGGGACGCTCCGATTTAGATCCTGGCCCGCAGATTCCGGTTATGTCACGATAACCTATCGATATTATCCGGTATCCGTCCCACAACAGGTGCAGTGGCGGCCTGAACCCTTGCTCTTGCCGATTCTCTTGCGTGATTCAGTAACAACAGAGAGTCGTACGGATGGAGAGCAGGACATGCATGCCGCCCAGTACGCCGGTTCGACAAACCTTATCAGTCACGGGAGTATCTTCCGGGAGCTGGATCTGACCACCGGGAAGGGGCTCTCCCTGAATTCCGGCCTCCGGATGCAACTCGACGGGACGATCGGAACGAATATCGGCGTTACGGCCGCCCTGACGGATCAAAGTACACCCCTCCAGCCTGAGGGAACGACCCAGCGCCTGGAGGAAGTCGATCGGGTATTCATTAATCTGGAGCACCCCAATGGCGCGGCAACCTTTGGCGACTTTTCCACGGATATCAACGTGGGCACCTTCGGCCAATTCCGTAGAAAGCTGGAAGGTGTAACCGTCTCCGGGAATTACAAAAACCAGGATGC is drawn from Candidatus Neomarinimicrobiota bacterium and contains these coding sequences:
- a CDS encoding NHL repeat-containing protein, which codes for MEKNKGNNVPNFHRNQSGKSYILLWLFLVCLYSVIPYAVFASSPILVETIIPRGDEETGEINPGAIAVTTDGVIYLTDPGRNRILKLAPDGRVLDTRGRFGWQPEEYDVPADIALAQNLNLYVADYNNSRLQMYDRNMNFIRTVPLENADEGVVYYPLSVDQAPGGWLYVLDTEQNQILQLNPQGNLLQSLGTFTELGRFMQNASKMQVSPKGNLWVLAERTGKILIFDRFGTLKRTVRDSSITSPVGVAFAPKSNYVLNRTRVLTRISSKDFFPEKTLALQLEESQNATDITAARGVLYILATNPPEIYVYRIDASRGE